From Halostagnicola kamekurae, the proteins below share one genomic window:
- a CDS encoding alpha-ketoacid dehydrogenase subunit beta encodes MAERLRMVEAIRDTLDAELTHNDDIVVYGEDIGRAGGVFRATQGLIDDHPDRVFDAPVAEAGIVGMGVGLAATGMRPIPEIQFQSFLYQGFHQLAQHVARVRSRTRGTITCPMTIRTPYGGGIHALELHSESFEAGFAHVPGLKIIIPSSPAETKGLLTSAIRDPDPVVFMEPTRLYRAFREDVPNEHELPLGEARIVKTGEEVTAVAWGSMLRETLNAVDDVGASIEVIDPRTLYPLDTETIVSSVKKTGRCVIVHEAPKTGGIAGEIIARINEDAFLYLKVPIERVTGYDVPVPLFAREDDYLPDDKRIKEGIQNVLEF; translated from the coding sequence ATGGCTGAGCGACTTCGGATGGTTGAGGCCATTCGAGACACACTCGATGCAGAGTTGACGCATAATGACGACATTGTTGTCTACGGCGAGGATATTGGCCGTGCTGGCGGCGTGTTTCGAGCAACTCAGGGCCTGATAGATGATCATCCTGATCGGGTGTTCGATGCGCCGGTCGCAGAAGCAGGGATTGTCGGCATGGGCGTCGGACTTGCAGCAACTGGCATGCGTCCAATTCCGGAGATTCAGTTTCAGAGTTTTCTCTATCAAGGATTCCACCAGTTGGCCCAACACGTTGCACGGGTTCGGAGCCGAACCAGGGGGACAATTACCTGTCCAATGACGATCAGAACCCCCTACGGTGGTGGTATCCATGCCTTAGAGCTTCATTCCGAGAGCTTTGAGGCAGGGTTCGCTCATGTTCCGGGTCTAAAGATTATTATCCCTTCATCACCTGCAGAGACGAAAGGATTACTCACGTCTGCGATTCGAGACCCGGATCCCGTCGTATTCATGGAACCAACACGACTGTATCGTGCGTTTCGAGAGGACGTACCTAACGAACACGAGCTCCCACTCGGTGAGGCTCGCATAGTCAAAACCGGCGAGGAGGTTACCGCCGTCGCTTGGGGGTCAATGCTCCGTGAGACGCTCAACGCAGTTGACGATGTCGGCGCAAGTATCGAAGTGATCGATCCACGGACACTCTACCCCCTTGATACGGAGACGATTGTCAGTTCCGTAAAGAAGACCGGACGTTGCGTTATCGTCCACGAGGCACCGAAAACTGGTGGAATTGCAGGAGAGATCATTGCTCGTATCAATGAGGATGCATTCCTGTACCTCAAGGTACCGATCGAGCGTGTAACTGGCTACGACGTTCCTGTGCCTTTGTTCGCCCGTGAAGATGACTACCTACCCGATGACAAGCGTATCAAGGAAGGGATTCAAAATGTGCTTGAATTCTAG
- a CDS encoding amphi-Trp domain-containing protein: MPEEVLFESESSQSRDEIASYLRSVAEKLERGEKITLKAGTESITMEPSQRPTFEVKAEREGPTDGPGELSIEFELEWDENGETADEETGTLKIE; encoded by the coding sequence ATGCCTGAAGAAGTCCTGTTTGAATCCGAGAGTTCACAGAGCCGAGACGAAATCGCATCGTACCTCCGAAGCGTCGCTGAAAAGCTCGAGCGGGGAGAGAAGATAACTCTGAAAGCGGGGACAGAGTCCATTACCATGGAGCCGTCGCAACGGCCGACATTCGAAGTCAAAGCCGAACGCGAAGGTCCGACCGACGGCCCTGGTGAGTTGAGCATCGAGTTCGAACTCGAGTGGGACGAGAACGGCGAGACCGCCGATGAAGAAACGGGAACCCTGAAAATAGAGTGA
- a CDS encoding SRPBCC family protein — protein sequence MTHAIDALETDRTERLHGSETGSMLLGAVLVGIGLKRRSIVGTVLAAVGGWILYGGIRRRYAGAATPSNTRAGALVVERSVTIDRPADELSDSLTDIDTVSRVLGPATGVTEHRPGQWSWAIPTPLGRTAIWETEITEDEPGEEVRWESLEDELIHADGTVQLRQAPADRGTEVTLRLALSPPGGALGAAVAKRASAVPERFVNTALHRFKSLVETGEIPTLEANPSARGSGDLV from the coding sequence ATGACACATGCGATTGACGCCCTCGAGACGGACCGCACGGAACGCCTCCACGGTAGCGAAACGGGATCGATGCTCCTCGGCGCTGTTCTCGTCGGAATCGGACTCAAGCGGCGGTCGATCGTTGGTACGGTTCTCGCGGCTGTCGGCGGATGGATTCTCTACGGCGGCATTCGACGGCGGTACGCGGGCGCGGCTACCCCGTCGAACACACGCGCTGGAGCGCTGGTCGTCGAGCGATCGGTGACGATCGACAGGCCAGCGGACGAGCTGTCTGACTCCCTAACGGACATCGACACGGTGTCGCGAGTTCTCGGACCGGCCACGGGGGTGACCGAACATCGACCCGGTCAATGGTCGTGGGCGATCCCAACACCACTCGGCCGGACCGCGATCTGGGAAACGGAGATCACGGAAGACGAGCCCGGCGAGGAGGTCCGCTGGGAGTCCCTCGAGGACGAACTGATTCACGCGGATGGAACGGTCCAGCTACGACAGGCGCCCGCCGACCGGGGAACCGAAGTGACTCTTCGACTGGCTCTCTCACCGCCCGGCGGCGCGCTCGGAGCAGCGGTCGCAAAGCGAGCATCCGCGGTTCCGGAGCGCTTCGTGAACACCGCCCTTCACCGATTCAAGAGTCTCGTTGAGACGGGCGAGATTCCGACGCTTGAGGCGAACCCTTCCGCCCGCGGATCGGGTGATCTGGTGTGA
- a CDS encoding NRAMP family divalent metal transporter, which produces MSVRHAINGVSIPSISEFFERYGLALVMVASYFGSGSVFIASSAGVRFGYTLLWAVVGAVLLGFVAQDMSARLGIHGDSLGAFAREKLGSTLATVVMILLSVGCVAWTLELTAAVGKGIVVLLDLQAIGWIPFAYLTGLLAIVIGVLSYDAVEKIMVAMMFALLLTYVVVAGASSPDLTAVVTGFAPTGLSPSSMALTVSILGTTALWPNFFLESRLVEEKGWTDRSDIPTMRRDLAIGYTVGGITTIAIVIAAAAVLRPAGYEQLETFLTPGKALASVLGEWAMVVFLAGTLAAAFNSIIPIMWAPAYMIPEAIGGEVADSTRVFKAIYVGGVALGSLSPLVHQYLGLSVIDMIILFPAYNGVVGLPITAVLLFWAVNDSDMMGAYTNGWKLNVINSTLILLAIYSAWSAGQFVINAIFTGGI; this is translated from the coding sequence ATGAGTGTCAGACATGCTATAAATGGTGTATCGATTCCCTCGATCTCGGAGTTCTTCGAACGGTATGGACTCGCACTCGTGATGGTCGCGAGCTATTTCGGGTCGGGGTCAGTATTCATTGCAAGTTCCGCCGGAGTCAGGTTCGGGTACACACTACTGTGGGCTGTTGTCGGTGCGGTGCTCCTCGGCTTCGTGGCACAGGACATGAGCGCCCGACTCGGTATTCACGGTGACTCATTGGGCGCATTCGCCCGAGAAAAGCTCGGATCAACGCTTGCGACCGTCGTGATGATCCTGCTCTCGGTCGGCTGTGTCGCCTGGACGCTCGAACTCACCGCCGCTGTCGGGAAGGGAATCGTCGTCCTCCTCGACCTACAGGCAATTGGGTGGATACCCTTCGCCTATCTAACGGGACTCCTCGCCATTGTGATCGGCGTCCTCAGTTACGACGCTGTCGAGAAGATCATGGTCGCGATGATGTTCGCCCTCCTTCTCACGTACGTCGTCGTCGCTGGGGCGAGTAGTCCGGACCTCACCGCCGTCGTCACCGGCTTCGCTCCGACAGGGCTATCGCCGAGCTCGATGGCCCTCACCGTGAGCATCCTCGGAACGACCGCACTCTGGCCGAACTTCTTCCTCGAGTCGCGACTCGTCGAGGAGAAGGGCTGGACCGACCGCTCGGACATCCCCACGATGCGTCGGGACCTCGCGATCGGCTACACCGTCGGTGGTATCACGACCATCGCGATCGTCATTGCCGCCGCCGCGGTCCTTCGGCCGGCGGGCTACGAACAGCTTGAGACGTTCCTTACGCCCGGAAAGGCACTCGCGTCCGTCCTCGGTGAGTGGGCAATGGTCGTCTTCCTCGCAGGCACGCTCGCAGCCGCGTTCAACAGCATCATCCCCATCATGTGGGCGCCCGCCTACATGATCCCCGAGGCCATCGGCGGTGAGGTTGCCGACAGCACCCGCGTGTTCAAGGCGATCTACGTTGGTGGCGTTGCACTCGGCAGCCTCTCGCCACTCGTCCATCAGTACCTCGGGCTGAGCGTCATCGACATGATTATCCTCTTCCCGGCTTATAACGGCGTCGTTGGCCTGCCCATCACCGCCGTCCTACTGTTCTGGGCGGTCAACGACAGCGACATGATGGGCGCGTACACGAACGGCTGGAAGCTGAACGTCATCAACAGCACGCTCATCCTCCTCGCCATCTATTCGGCGTGGAGCGCCGGCCAGTTCGTCATCAACGCCATCTTTACGGGCGGGATCTAA
- a CDS encoding zinc-dependent alcohol dehydrogenase, producing the protein MRALCWEGVNDLQVRSVPDPEIVNPRDVVLEVTLTTTCGSDLHFIDGYLPTMREGDVIGHEFMGEVVETGHKVEDVDLGDRVVVPSFIGCGNCAFCGTDQWSLCDNTNPNPELQEPVLGYSTAGIYGYTHAFGGYAGSHAEYVRVPHADENCFRVPDELDDEQALFASDAWATGYMGADFCDIETGDTVAVWGCGGVGLMAQQSALLMGAEHVIGIDRFPGRLQLARDEAGAETIDYTAVDSVVEELKRRTGGRGPDACIDAVGMEAHGSGPMHAYDRAKQRLKLHTDRGEALRQAIIACRKGGTLSILGVYGVMDKFPLGVIMNKGLTVRTAQQHGQRYVPKLLEHVEEGEMDPSYLATHEFSLEDAPRGYEMFKHKEEGCVRAVFTP; encoded by the coding sequence GTGAGGGCACTCTGCTGGGAGGGGGTTAACGATCTTCAGGTGCGATCGGTTCCAGACCCGGAGATCGTCAATCCGCGCGATGTCGTGCTCGAGGTGACGCTGACGACGACTTGCGGGTCCGACTTACACTTCATCGACGGCTATCTCCCGACGATGCGCGAAGGCGACGTGATCGGCCACGAGTTCATGGGCGAGGTGGTCGAAACCGGCCACAAGGTCGAGGATGTGGATCTGGGTGATCGCGTGGTCGTCCCCTCCTTTATTGGCTGTGGGAACTGTGCGTTCTGCGGGACCGATCAGTGGTCGCTCTGTGATAATACGAACCCGAATCCCGAACTACAGGAGCCGGTGCTCGGCTATTCGACTGCGGGAATCTACGGTTACACCCACGCCTTCGGCGGCTACGCCGGCTCTCACGCCGAATACGTGCGGGTACCACACGCCGATGAGAACTGCTTTCGGGTGCCCGACGAACTAGATGACGAGCAGGCACTGTTCGCCTCCGACGCGTGGGCGACCGGCTACATGGGTGCGGACTTCTGTGACATCGAGACGGGCGACACGGTCGCCGTCTGGGGCTGCGGTGGCGTCGGATTGATGGCTCAGCAGAGCGCCCTCCTCATGGGTGCCGAGCATGTGATCGGAATCGACCGGTTTCCCGGGCGCCTGCAGTTGGCCAGGGACGAGGCCGGCGCCGAAACGATCGACTACACCGCCGTGGACAGCGTCGTCGAGGAGTTGAAGCGCCGAACCGGCGGGCGCGGCCCCGACGCCTGCATCGACGCCGTCGGGATGGAGGCCCACGGAAGCGGCCCCATGCACGCCTACGACCGCGCGAAACAGCGGCTGAAATTGCACACGGACCGCGGCGAGGCGCTGCGGCAGGCGATTATCGCCTGCCGCAAGGGCGGCACGCTGTCGATTCTGGGGGTCTACGGCGTGATGGACAAGTTCCCACTCGGCGTCATCATGAACAAGGGGCTTACCGTCCGTACCGCTCAGCAACACGGCCAGCGCTACGTGCCGAAACTCCTCGAGCACGTCGAAGAGGGCGAAATGGACCCGTCGTACCTCGCGACTCACGAGTTCTCGCTCGAGGACGCCCCGCGCGGCTACGAAATGTTCAAACACAAGGAGGAAGGCTGCGTCCGGGCCGTATTCACACCCTGA
- the pdhA gene encoding pyruvate dehydrogenase (acetyl-transferring) E1 component subunit alpha, which produces MPKENVAQFSIRSVQVLSEDETVDNELLPELTDNELLSIYEQMKRSRRLDERAIALQRRGELGTYAPAIGQEAAQVGTAFALGENDWLVPSFREQSALLVHGTPPHKILKYAKGMEEGAEIPRENGTLPPAIPVGTQPLHAVGIGWGEALQGRENIAITYFGDGATSEGDVYEAMNLAGVYDAQTVFVCQNNRYAISTGTEKQTAAETFAQKAVAAGIEGIQVDGNDVLGVYCVAKEAVDKARRGEPVFIEALTYRRSMHTTSDDPSAYREVEEESEWRARDPILRFQVFLENRGLLDNETEDAIDDRIEDELTSAIDEANEAREELDPADMFRYVYEELPPELEHQLMAFEAADGGDIDG; this is translated from the coding sequence ATGCCAAAAGAGAACGTGGCTCAATTTTCCATCCGGTCGGTTCAGGTACTCTCAGAGGACGAAACAGTTGACAATGAATTACTTCCAGAATTGACCGACAACGAACTACTGTCGATATATGAACAGATGAAACGATCTCGGCGCCTTGATGAACGCGCTATTGCACTACAACGCCGGGGCGAACTCGGAACGTACGCTCCCGCGATCGGCCAAGAGGCTGCACAGGTGGGCACCGCGTTCGCCCTTGGTGAGAACGACTGGCTCGTCCCATCGTTTCGAGAGCAGTCCGCCCTCCTAGTTCACGGTACACCGCCCCACAAGATCCTCAAATACGCAAAGGGAATGGAAGAGGGCGCGGAGATTCCACGGGAGAATGGCACTCTTCCACCAGCAATTCCCGTTGGCACACAACCATTGCACGCCGTTGGCATCGGTTGGGGAGAGGCGTTACAGGGACGGGAGAACATCGCAATTACATACTTCGGTGACGGTGCAACCAGCGAGGGAGATGTATATGAGGCGATGAATCTCGCTGGCGTCTACGACGCCCAGACCGTTTTCGTCTGTCAGAACAACAGGTACGCCATCTCGACAGGAACTGAAAAACAAACCGCAGCGGAGACGTTCGCCCAGAAGGCCGTTGCGGCAGGAATCGAGGGAATTCAGGTCGACGGTAACGACGTTCTCGGCGTTTACTGTGTTGCGAAAGAAGCCGTCGACAAGGCTCGGAGGGGAGAACCGGTCTTTATCGAGGCGTTGACCTACCGCCGATCAATGCATACGACTTCCGATGACCCTTCGGCGTACCGCGAAGTCGAAGAGGAATCGGAGTGGAGAGCGCGCGACCCAATCCTTCGATTCCAAGTATTCCTCGAGAATCGAGGGCTTCTTGACAATGAGACCGAGGACGCGATCGACGATCGAATCGAAGACGAACTCACATCGGCGATCGACGAAGCGAATGAAGCCCGCGAAGAACTCGATCCAGCAGATATGTTTCGGTATGTATACGAAGAGCTGCCGCCGGAACTTGAGCACCAGCTCATGGCATTCGAGGCCGCCGACGGGGGTGATATCGATGGCTGA
- a CDS encoding universal stress protein — translation MTTAILVAFDESPQSVAALGHALETYDDATIRVLYVNDPWEWAGADGINDLFFAEDAFERSQDVASDVIAAANEIAREYDREIVAETEIGGTAETIVSYAEDHDIDHVVLGSHGRRGLTRFFLGSVAQYVAKRSPTSVTLIRGDDADEDPSSSDDT, via the coding sequence ATGACGACCGCGATTCTGGTCGCGTTCGACGAATCGCCGCAGTCGGTCGCAGCGTTAGGCCACGCGCTCGAAACCTACGACGACGCGACGATTCGCGTGCTGTACGTGAACGATCCGTGGGAGTGGGCCGGCGCGGACGGGATTAACGATCTTTTCTTCGCGGAAGACGCGTTCGAGCGATCCCAGGATGTCGCATCGGACGTGATCGCCGCGGCGAACGAGATCGCCCGCGAGTACGACCGAGAGATAGTCGCGGAAACAGAAATCGGCGGGACCGCGGAAACGATCGTCTCCTACGCTGAGGATCACGATATCGACCACGTCGTTCTGGGCAGTCACGGCCGACGGGGCCTGACGCGATTCTTCCTCGGCAGCGTCGCTCAGTACGTCGCCAAGCGCTCGCCCACTTCCGTCACCCTCATTCGTGGCGACGACGCCGACGAAGACCCGTCGAGTTCCGACGACACCTAA
- a CDS encoding sulfite exporter TauE/SafE family protein, translating into MIAGLPTTTLAVLVVLSLFAGVGITAVGPGGIFITIALVALTDLPPAVVVGTASATFVATGLVGAESYRRSGELDSQGGKWMGVVLSLTGLAGALVGVRLNALIDESTFSVLLGGFVSLTGILVFYRTRYGTSGNDFDVMTPRGTLAVAGIGAFVGISGGLLGVGGPVLAVPLLVAIGVPMLIAVGVAQVQSVFVAAFATVGYLAQDAVSWPLAIVIGIPELVGVVAGWKIAQSIDAETLTRVLAILLLVVGPYIALR; encoded by the coding sequence ATGATCGCTGGCCTTCCCACGACGACGCTCGCCGTCCTCGTCGTCCTCTCGCTGTTCGCCGGCGTCGGCATCACCGCCGTCGGTCCGGGTGGAATCTTCATCACCATCGCGCTCGTCGCGCTGACAGACCTCCCACCGGCGGTCGTTGTCGGCACTGCCAGCGCCACGTTTGTCGCGACGGGCCTTGTCGGCGCCGAGAGCTATCGGCGCTCCGGCGAGCTCGACTCGCAGGGCGGCAAGTGGATGGGGGTCGTGTTGAGCCTCACTGGGCTCGCAGGCGCACTTGTCGGAGTCCGGCTGAACGCGCTCATCGATGAATCGACGTTCAGCGTCCTGCTCGGTGGGTTTGTCTCCCTGACCGGCATCCTCGTTTTCTACCGGACCCGCTACGGAACGTCCGGGAACGACTTTGACGTGATGACGCCCCGCGGCACACTCGCCGTCGCCGGTATCGGGGCGTTCGTCGGCATCTCGGGCGGGCTCCTCGGCGTCGGTGGCCCGGTCCTCGCCGTTCCGCTGTTGGTGGCTATCGGCGTCCCAATGCTAATCGCAGTCGGCGTCGCACAAGTCCAGTCAGTGTTTGTCGCCGCATTCGCGACGGTCGGCTACCTCGCCCAGGACGCGGTCTCGTGGCCACTCGCCATCGTGATCGGTATTCCCGAACTCGTCGGCGTCGTCGCCGGCTGGAAGATTGCTCAATCCATCGATGCCGAAACACTTACTCGGGTACTCGCGATCCTCTTGCTCGTCGTCGGACCATATATCGCACTTCGGTGA
- a CDS encoding phytoene desaturase family protein: MAETYDAIVVGAGHNGLTAALYLADEGWDVCVLERNDKPGGSVRSDELTRESYIHDTHSTNQNLFLGSQVFEEFGDELREAGLAFSQTDKPFANVYPGGDALRVYQDADRTREEFQAHSPADAEGWETLHEEFGRFAKNLAPLLGQPLPSVAAGRTLIDAARREGPSGLVDLAQIPLSSTRELGDAYFETPEAKALMACWGLHIDFGPDVSGGAMFPFLESFTALSEGISVATGGASAIPEALTTLIEARGGEIRTNAEVTAVDTQNGRATGVTLADGTTVRAREAVVANLTPTVLYDRLVDDNALPGSFREKVDRYEYGPGTMMIHLALDDLPNWEAGAELSEFAYVHIAPSVDDLAETYTAAQNGQLPESPLLVVGQTTAVDETRTPDNGHILWVQVRALPSEIEGDAADEIETTDWEVAAEPMAERVLDKLETYAPGIRDSIRDRDVHSPADLEATNPNLVGGDSVAGSHHLRQNFLWRPFPGWSRYGTPVEDLYVCGASTWPGAGNNAASGRLCAHRVLTPPFEERAIETAEEYVGDATAAIRRRLS, translated from the coding sequence ATGGCCGAAACGTACGACGCCATCGTCGTCGGGGCGGGACACAACGGCCTCACAGCAGCGCTGTACCTCGCCGACGAGGGCTGGGACGTCTGCGTGCTCGAACGCAACGACAAGCCCGGCGGCTCGGTTCGCAGCGACGAACTCACTCGCGAGAGCTATATCCACGACACTCACTCGACGAACCAGAACCTCTTCCTCGGTTCGCAGGTCTTCGAGGAGTTCGGTGACGAACTCCGTGAGGCGGGGCTCGCGTTCTCACAGACCGACAAACCGTTCGCGAACGTCTACCCGGGCGGTGACGCTCTGCGGGTCTATCAGGACGCCGACCGAACCCGTGAGGAGTTCCAAGCGCACTCCCCAGCCGACGCCGAGGGCTGGGAGACGCTCCACGAAGAGTTCGGCCGGTTCGCCAAGAACCTCGCACCGTTGCTGGGACAGCCACTCCCCTCCGTCGCTGCCGGCCGGACGCTCATCGACGCCGCTCGCCGGGAAGGCCCCAGCGGACTCGTCGATCTCGCACAGATCCCCCTGAGTTCGACGCGCGAGCTCGGCGACGCCTACTTCGAGACGCCGGAGGCGAAAGCGCTGATGGCCTGTTGGGGACTCCACATCGACTTCGGCCCGGACGTCTCCGGCGGCGCGATGTTCCCGTTCCTCGAATCGTTCACTGCACTCTCGGAGGGCATCTCAGTCGCGACCGGCGGCGCGTCGGCGATCCCCGAGGCGTTGACGACACTCATCGAGGCCCGCGGCGGCGAGATTCGCACGAACGCCGAGGTTACCGCTGTCGACACCCAGAACGGCCGGGCGACCGGTGTCACGCTTGCCGACGGCACGACAGTCCGCGCTCGCGAAGCAGTCGTCGCGAATCTGACGCCGACGGTGCTGTACGACCGGCTCGTAGACGACAACGCCCTCCCTGGGTCGTTCCGCGAAAAAGTCGACCGCTACGAGTACGGACCGGGGACGATGATGATCCATCTCGCACTCGATGACCTGCCGAATTGGGAGGCCGGTGCGGAGCTGTCGGAGTTTGCGTACGTCCACATCGCCCCGAGCGTCGACGACTTGGCGGAGACGTACACCGCTGCCCAGAACGGCCAGCTCCCCGAATCGCCGCTGCTCGTCGTCGGCCAGACAACCGCCGTCGACGAGACCCGAACGCCCGACAACGGGCATATCCTCTGGGTCCAGGTGCGAGCGCTCCCCTCGGAGATCGAGGGCGATGCAGCCGACGAGATCGAGACGACCGACTGGGAGGTGGCGGCCGAGCCGATGGCCGAGCGCGTTCTCGACAAACTCGAGACGTATGCCCCCGGAATCCGGGACTCAATCCGGGATCGTGACGTGCACTCGCCTGCGGACCTCGAAGCGACGAACCCCAACCTCGTCGGCGGCGACAGCGTCGCCGGGAGTCACCACCTCCGCCAGAACTTTCTGTGGCGGCCGTTCCCGGGCTGGTCGCGGTACGGCACGCCCGTCGAGGACCTCTACGTCTGCGGGGCGTCGACGTGGCCGGGCGCCGGGAACAACGCGGCCTCTGGTCGTCTCTGTGCCCACCGCGTGCTGACGCCGCCGTTCGAGGAGCGCGCGATCGAGACGGCCGAAGAGTATGTCGGCGATGCGACGGCGGCCATCCGGCGGCGTCTGTCATAG